In one Anticarsia gemmatalis isolate Benzon Research Colony breed Stoneville strain chromosome 9, ilAntGemm2 primary, whole genome shotgun sequence genomic region, the following are encoded:
- the LOC142975755 gene encoding uncharacterized protein LOC142975755, with product MAAEEDVNVTEDELNVTEDEVNVTDDTQDEDMTECEDDEVVTMMDVLQDQEDFEEDANAVLGASDDKNCTYPMGYLKRQAVYACLTCCEDRNDPTKRAGICLACSLYCHENHYLAELYTKRNFRCDCGNPKFKSNVCQLTEPKTHLNEGNIYNQNYSGYYCACERPYPDPEAVVEEEMIQCLICEDWQHSTHLDAEIPAKFAEMICKICMAKNEFLHDYSMYALNDILEFESLVVDGETKSGLYLVKERRSTGKMDKDRMMKVIARYSNADKKKALREAACSSSTSKDKPDVPKTAKADKMDADAPIQKEVNEAAQTDSAKTEKVSDKKVDETKQNDTSSEPEKEKDKTGGEEIKAEEAKHEDGAASEQKDEPNQPKDETAEHKDEIAEAKDEQKDELIAAKPEAEAAQASENPEGKPTETDDTQTKTNEEKTEATSSDKNEHSEATPEKIESSDDVEAKSASEKETANEQVPDTSQPEKKDNSDDKTDAVMDAIDKLLEDHTDTKGNESENKQTNDATENNEKTDSIETKASDIDMSESIKEDKEPLTAEASKAEKSDVDMTETAKPDCSDEKKEEEIKTDDTKENDKDSDTPSKAEQSADDSTEIKAKADETEPQPGRSKSETESQGEGEKLGANEIAYSATTSDNKRKRYKEVAMLSPKKAKLEKDRCVRPKNIKKIYKGATFWDSDFRDRLCKCSACMTMYKNLNLSFLPDYEDTIAAYERRGRERKANASQYEKGMEALSSLGRVQQINALTEYNKLRDKLLAYLKSFKDRKQVVKEADIKAFFAGMKPKRAPDGGVYFCRY from the coding sequence GGTTACCTCAAGCGGCAAGCCGTCTATGCCTGTCTCACTTGCTGCGAAGACAGGAATGATCCCACCAAGCGAGCTGGCATCTGCCTCGCCTGCAGTCTCTACTGCCATGAGAACCATTATCTTGCTGAGCTTTACACCAAGAGAAATTTCCGCTGTGACTGTGGCAATCCCAAATTTAAATCCAATGTCTGTCAGTTAACTGAACCAAAGACCCATCTGAATGAGGGCAACATTTACAACCAAAACTACAGCGGTTATTATTGTGCTTGTGAGAGACCTTATCCAGACCCGGAAGCTGTTGTGGAAGAAGAAATGATCCAGTGTCTCATCTGTGAGGATTGGCAGCATTCCACTCACTTAGATGCCGAGATACCTGCCAAGTTCGCAGAAATGATTTGCAAAATTTGTATGGCCAAAAATGAGTTCTTACATGACTACAGCATGTATGCTTTGAATGATATCCTTGAGTTTGAGAGCTTGGTGGTTGATGGTGAAACCAAGAGTGGTCTGTACTTGGTTAAAGAACGCAGGTCCACTGGAAAGATGGACAAGGATAGGATGATGAAAGTTATTGCTAGATATTCAAATGCTGACAAAAAGAAAGCACTCAGGGAAGCAGCATGTTCGAGCAGTACATCTAAAGATAAGCCTGATGTCCCTAAGACAGCTAAAGCTGATAAAATGGATGCAGATGCTCCAATTCAAAAAGAAGTCAACGAAGCTGCTCAAACTGACAGTGCTAAAACTGAAAAGGTCTCCGATAAGAAAGTAGATGAGACAAAACAAAATGACACTTCTTCTGAACCAGAGAAGGAGAAAGACAAAACTGGTGGAGAGGAAATAAAAGCAGAAGAGGCCAAACATGAGGATGGTGCAGCCTCAGAGCAAAAAGATGAACCAAACCAACCAAAGGATGAAACTGCAGAACATAAAGATGAAATTGCAGAAGCAAAAGATGAACAAAAAGATGAACTAATTGCAGCTAAGCCTGAGGCTGAGGCTGCACAGGCTTCAGAGAACCCAGAAGGAAAACCAACTGAAACAGATGACACGCAAACTAAGACAAATGAAGAAAAGACTGAAGCTACTTCTTCAGATAAAAATGAACATTCTGAGGCTACTCCAGAAAAGATTGAGAGTTCTGATGATGTAGAAGCTAAGTCAGCTTCCGAAAAAGAAACAGCTAATGAACAAGTACCTGATACATCTCAACCAGAGAAGAAAGACAATAGTGACGATAAAACTGATGCAGTCATGGATGCTATTGACAAACTGTTGGAAGACCATACAGACACTAAAGGGAATGAGTCTGAGAACAAACAAACTAATGACGCAACAGAGAATAATGAAAAGACTGACAGTATTGAAACAAAGGCTAGTGACATTGACATGTCTGAAAGTATTAAAGAGGATAAAGAACCTCTTACAGCAGAAGCTTCGAAAGCTGAAAAATCTGATGTTGATATGACAGAGACTGCAAAACCAGATTGTTCTGACGAAAAGAAAGAGGAGGAAATTAAAACAGATGATACTAAAGAAAACGATAAAGATTCAGACACTCCCAGTAAAGCTGAGCAGTCAGCAGATGATAGCACTGAAATTAAAGCTAAGGCAGATGAAACTGAACCTCAACCAGGTAGAAGTAAGAGTGAGACAGAATCTCAAGGTGAAGGCGAAAAATTAGGAGCTAACGAAATTGCTTACAGTGCGACCACAAGCGATAATAAACGAAAACGTTACAAAGAAGTAGCAATGTTGTCACCAAAGAAAGCAAAACTAGAGAAAGATAGGTGTGTAcgaccaaaaaatataaaaaaaatatacaaaggaGCTACATTCTGGGATTCCGATTTCAGAGACAGGCTATGCAAGTGCTCTGCCTGCATGACTATGTATAAAAATTTGAATCTTTCATTTTTGCCTGATTACGAAGACACAATTGCAGCCTATGAGCGTCGGGGCCGGGAACGCAAAGCAAACGCGTCCCAATACGAAAAAGGAATGGAGGCACTCTCATCCCTGGGCAGGGTGCAACAGATAAATGCGTTGACTGAGTATAACAAACTGCGAGATAAGTTGCTGGCATACTTGAAGAGTTTCAAGGACAGGAAGCAAGTTGTGAAGGAGGCAGACATCAAGGCGTTCTTCGCCGGCATGAAGCCGAAACGAGCGCCTGACGGTGGTGTGTATTTCTGCAGATATTAA
- the CCDC53 gene encoding coiled-coil domain containing 53, with protein MTLEETMLNQELENVDLSKITALQQKRTIAFINHFVLTNVQFLNNFMKKCEQKLMNFERKLEKVNAAMVLLEARLSSIPELNTPTPATEDIVDSKPAAEAQDTLPKEDAPTTDLPQVETTTESTEPTETKQARPEYDRFVKMVQVGVPLQAVKLKVGLEGLDPNVLDEILGK; from the exons ATGACGTTAGAAGAGACTATGCTCAACCAGGAGCTGGAAAATGTAGACTTATCAAAG ATAACAGCTCTACAACAAAAACGCACGATAGCGTTTATAAACCACTTTGTGTTAACCAATGTCCAGTTCTTGAACAACTTTATGAAGAAATGTGAACAAAAGTTGATGAACTTTGAGAGAAAACTGGAGAAAGTTAATGCTGCTATGGTTCTATTAGAAGCAAGG TTATCATCAATACCAGAGCTCAACACTCCCACACCAGCTACTGAAGACATAGTTGACTCGAAACCTGCAGCAGAAGCCCAGGATACTCTCCCCAAAGAGGATGCACCAACAACAGATCTACCACAAGTTGAAACAACCACTGAAAGCACAGAACCCACGGAAACTAAGCAAGCAAGGCCGGAGTATGATAGATTTGTTAAAATGGTGCAGGTTGGAGTGCCTTTACAAGCTGTCAAGCTAAAAGTAGGCTTAGAAGGTCTAGATCCAAATGTTCTAGATGAAATTCTAGGTAAATAG
- the BCAS2 gene encoding BCAS2 pre-mRNA processing factor, translating to MSGEVVVDALPYIDQGYDDPGVREAALAMVEEECRRYRPTKNYLENAGPEPSTAFETAALQREMERVQQRLPMEPLSMKRYELPPPPAGRLGEPTAWSESVDNSHAQLSHQAIRVLNLELQLQYGSEAWRSYLNTLQALVTRSQNVHGQLRKQIASVNWERKRSQTASGARLRALRRRWAQLVSDNYRLERAIMQLEIQLQKARGEAPADDGEPADLESVKNLPDKLNSESEKEVQKKIEDMFAD from the exons ATGTCTGGAGAAGTAGTAGTAGACGCCTTACCGTACATAGACCAAGGTTACGATGACCCAGGAGTCAGGGAAGCC GCCCTGGCTATGGTGGAAGAAGAATGCAGAAGATACAGACCGACAAAGAATTATCTAGAAAATGCAGGTCCCGAGCCGAGCACAGCATTTGAAACTGCAGCACTACAGAGAGAAATGGAAAGAGTACAACAGAGATTACCTATGGAACCATTGTCTATGAAACG ATATGAGTTGCCTCCTCCCCCTGCTGGTCGCCTCGGAGAGCCCACAGCCTGGTCAGAGTCAGTAGACAACTCTCACGCCCAGCTCTCCCACCAGGCCATAAGAGTGTTGAACTTGGAGCTACAGCTGCAGTACGGCTCAGAAGCCTGGAGGTCTTATCTAAACACACTGCAAGCTTTAGTTACCAGGAGTCAGAATGTACATGGTCAATTAAG GAAACAAATAGCATCAGTGAACTGGGAGCGTAAAAGATCACAAACAGCGAGCGGCGCGCGGCTCCGTGCATTACGACGGCGGTGGGCGCAACTCGTGTCAGACAATTACCGCCTCGAGAGAGCTATCATGCAACTTGAAATACAACTGCAAAAG GCGAGAGGCGAAGCCCCAGCTGACGATGGTGAACCAGCTGACTTGGAATCTGTCAAGAACTTACCAGACAAACTCAACTCAGAATCAGAGAAAGAAGTACAAAAGAAAATCGAGGACATGTTTGCTGATTag
- the LOC142975756 gene encoding ubiquitin thioesterase otubain-like, with the protein MADDASSSSACTGNLIDNSINQDELIMKQQREIEKEISDAIPLVGDLEALSSLEKEYNEDPVYLLKVKDLSSKYKYVRRTRPDGNCFFRAFSYAYLEHLLTDKSEYDKFYEIAKNSKEILVALGFSQFTVEDFYETFMEVVQRVGEQAGGSPDSMEGVRAELHDKFNKQGYSDYIVVYLRLVTSGQLQTEQDFYQNFIEGPRTVTEFCRQEVEPMYKESDHIHIIALSNALNVGVRVKYMDRGEGSQVIAHDFPEGSKPLVHLLYRPGHYDILYA; encoded by the exons atggcGGACGATGCGTCGAGCAGTAGCGCTTGCACCGGCAATTTAATAGATAACTCAATAAATCAAGATGAGTTGATAATGAAACAGCAGCGAGAGATTGAGAAAGAG ATATCTGATGCGATACCGCTCGTTGGTGATCTCGAGGCATTGTCGTCATTAGAAAAGGAATATAACGAGGATCCCGTGTaccttttaaaagtaaaagactTGTCCTCTAAGTATAAGTATGTTAGGCGAACTCGTCCGGACGGCAACTGTTTCTTCCGTGCGTTTTCTTACGCGTATTTAGAACATCTACTGACGGACAAAAGTGAATACGACAAGTTTTATGAAATAGCTAAGAATTCGAAGGAGATTCTGGTCGCTCTAGGTTTCTCACAGTTCACAGTGGAAGACTTTTATGAAACG TTTATGGAAGTAGTCCAAAGAGTAGGAGAGCAGGCAGGAGGCTCTCCCGACTCGATGGAAGGTGTGAGGGCAGAACTTCACGACAAGTTCAACAAGCAGGGTTACTCGGACTACATAGTGGTGTACCTACGCCTCGTCACATCCGGCCAGCTGCAGACTGAACAGGACTTCTATCAGAACTTTATTGAGGGACCTCGTACTGTTACTGAGTTTTGTAGACAG GAAGTGGAACCTATGTACAAGGAGTCTGACCATATTCACATAATAGCGTTGAGTAACGCGCTTAACGTCGGCGTCAGAGTCAAATATATGGACCGCGGGGAAGGCAGCCAG GTGATAGCGCACGACTTCCCCGAAGGTTCGAAGCCGCTGGTGCACCTGTTGTACAGGCCCGGCCACTACGACATTCTGTACGCGTGA